The Spirosoma foliorum genome has a window encoding:
- a CDS encoding TonB-dependent receptor domain-containing protein, which produces MKHIFTLLLLGVGMASALAQALNSGKLTGSLTDSTTTKAVPFATVALMDGTKLITGTTSDGAGTFLLSNLPLGSYRVVVSFVGYRTKSLPVSLTAETPSVQLGSILIAAEGKTLGEVTVAGQKAIVEDKGDRLVYNAEKDISNAGGTAADVLRKVPTLSVDLDGNVQMRGNGNIKVLINGKPSAMMARNLADALRQMPANVIKSIEVITSPGAKYDAEGSAGVINIITKKALQGFNGSASVTAGNLNRGVGTNLNLRKKKFGLTLSANGYQFRNQRESQSVRTTLMPSSDGPSQPLSILTQNSAADNTGTGGYGEMSVDYDPDSTNHINFAANVWGGRYPNNSSVQNRLTSPTGVELQAFRNDIKFVNPYGNGQLDLGYTKSFKKPGQEFSLLTQFSLMPDNYFYDTDRYSTSESLIYRQHSSNYSQNKEYTFQTDYTHPFTVNGRKDTTSIKLEIGAKGILRDISSEYRLTQSMDGISPLIVDSTQSNDFNYTQRIYSGYTALRIDTKRKWNLNAGARFEHTDIKGDFLTTQTKLASQYTNLIPSITLSKSIKTHTLKISYTQRIQRPMVWYLNPWLNQSDPKNIQTGNPYLNPELSHATELSYNVSTKQGLSLNSALYWRQTNNAIDYISTVDAAGISTSKPQNIAQRKAMGLNVNLSSQPVKNWNLNGGGDIRYVDLFSPALNQGNNGVVWSINMNTSYKLGQSYTLQANGNYSSGWISLQGTNTGFYWHSISAKREFMNKQASLTLGLNNPFIRGISQTSRQSAPTFESESNFYMIRRSVRLTFEWRFGQMSANGGKKGKKISNDDKDGR; this is translated from the coding sequence ATGAAACATATTTTCACGCTGCTCTTGCTTGGCGTTGGGATGGCTAGTGCCCTTGCTCAAGCGCTTAATTCCGGAAAGCTCACTGGCTCATTAACCGATTCAACAACAACAAAAGCCGTTCCTTTCGCCACAGTGGCCCTTATGGATGGCACGAAACTGATTACGGGTACTACTTCCGATGGTGCAGGCACTTTCCTATTATCTAATTTACCCTTGGGTAGTTACCGGGTTGTTGTATCGTTTGTAGGGTACCGAACCAAAAGCCTTCCGGTTTCACTCACGGCGGAGACTCCATCTGTACAACTAGGCTCTATTCTGATTGCTGCCGAGGGAAAAACGTTGGGCGAAGTAACCGTAGCTGGCCAAAAAGCTATTGTTGAAGACAAAGGTGACCGGTTGGTCTACAATGCCGAAAAAGACATTTCGAATGCAGGAGGCACAGCCGCCGATGTTCTTCGAAAAGTACCAACCCTGAGCGTTGATTTAGATGGGAATGTTCAGATGCGCGGCAATGGCAACATTAAGGTGCTTATTAACGGAAAACCATCAGCAATGATGGCGCGAAATCTGGCCGACGCGCTACGTCAGATGCCTGCGAATGTCATTAAATCGATTGAAGTGATTACCAGCCCAGGCGCTAAGTACGATGCCGAAGGTTCGGCTGGGGTGATCAACATTATTACGAAGAAAGCGCTTCAGGGGTTCAATGGATCGGCATCGGTAACGGCCGGTAATTTAAACCGGGGCGTGGGGACCAATCTAAATTTGAGGAAAAAGAAATTCGGTCTGACGCTCTCGGCCAATGGCTATCAATTTCGCAATCAACGCGAAAGCCAATCTGTCCGGACAACATTAATGCCCAGTAGCGACGGACCAAGCCAACCGCTGAGTATCCTCACCCAAAACAGCGCAGCCGACAATACAGGAACAGGTGGTTACGGCGAAATGAGCGTTGATTACGATCCAGACTCCACTAATCACATCAACTTTGCCGCCAATGTATGGGGAGGCCGTTATCCGAATAACAGTAGCGTACAGAATCGGCTCACGAGCCCGACGGGAGTTGAACTGCAAGCGTTTCGGAACGACATTAAATTTGTGAACCCTTATGGCAATGGCCAGCTTGATCTGGGCTATACCAAATCGTTTAAAAAGCCGGGGCAGGAGTTTTCCCTGTTAACCCAATTCAGCCTGATGCCCGATAACTATTTTTACGACACTGATCGGTATTCAACTTCGGAGTCGCTGATTTATCGTCAGCATAGCAGCAACTATAGCCAGAACAAAGAATATACGTTCCAAACCGACTATACCCATCCGTTTACGGTAAATGGGCGAAAGGATACCACCTCTATCAAGCTTGAAATCGGGGCTAAGGGCATCCTGCGCGACATTAGCAGTGAATATCGGCTTACGCAGTCGATGGATGGGATAAGCCCGTTAATAGTCGACTCCACCCAATCGAACGATTTTAATTATACCCAACGGATCTATTCAGGCTATACCGCCTTACGGATCGACACCAAGCGGAAGTGGAATCTGAATGCCGGAGCCCGTTTTGAACACACGGATATCAAGGGTGATTTTCTAACGACGCAAACCAAATTGGCTAGCCAATACACAAACCTGATTCCGAGCATTACCTTATCCAAAAGCATCAAGACGCACACCTTGAAGATCAGTTATACCCAACGGATACAGCGACCAATGGTCTGGTATTTAAATCCCTGGCTCAATCAAAGTGATCCAAAAAATATCCAGACAGGGAATCCCTACCTTAATCCCGAACTAAGTCACGCCACCGAACTGTCGTACAATGTCAGTACCAAGCAGGGGCTTTCCCTGAACTCAGCACTGTACTGGCGACAAACCAACAATGCGATTGATTACATTTCAACGGTTGATGCCGCCGGAATTTCGACCAGTAAGCCGCAAAACATTGCCCAGCGTAAAGCCATGGGGCTAAATGTCAATCTAAGCAGTCAACCAGTTAAAAACTGGAACCTGAATGGCGGTGGCGATATTCGCTACGTGGATCTGTTTAGTCCAGCCTTAAATCAGGGCAATAATGGTGTGGTCTGGAGTATCAATATGAACACCAGCTACAAGCTCGGTCAAAGTTATACGCTACAGGCAAATGGCAATTATAGCTCTGGCTGGATTAGCTTACAGGGCACCAATACTGGCTTTTACTGGCACAGTATATCTGCCAAACGGGAATTCATGAACAAGCAGGCTAGCCTGACATTAGGATTGAATAATCCCTTCATTCGGGGTATAAGCCAAACCAGTCGGCAATCAGCGCCAACCTTTGAATCGGAATCTAATTTTTACATGATTCGTCGTTCGGTGCGGCTCACCTTTGAATGGCGATTTGGGCAGATGAGTGCGAATGGCGGCAAGAAAGGCAAGAAAATCAGTAACGATGATAAAGATGGACGGTAG
- a CDS encoding glycoside hydrolase family 9 protein translates to MRGIRILGWVISILVVHAGRAQAPVNGTGSLTSGGRTRTFSFHLPTNIPKDNLALVIGYHGDGGTGAGFQAYAGLDAVANTQNFIVAYPDAVNVGGSIQFNKYADTAPGFGKAGDTNGPNPPDPNAPDDVLFTSDLIDYFAQKYRINRNRVYVTGHSGGGYMCYFLSMTLPNKIAAFAPVAASLWGNDAYLNTYFSANTYMPVPVLHIHSKGDPTVDPPIIPYPKTPAYVWPLSNYSGLNCNNWSSYTTTAFNPNVDSLTFCGSGKKVVLLMTKDATHGWSSLFNVAQTIWSFVKGYQLTSYPEFDNHLKVDQFGYLPLAKKVAVISGPQTGYNASETFTPSSYYQIRKSSTNAVVLRGAPTVWGGGATHTQSGDKAWWFDFSAVQESGQYYVYDSLQRKRSYDFEISNTVYQPVLKQAARVFFYQRSGFAKQTPYAQAPWTDGAAFLGTQQDKDCRLVTNTAASTSLDLQGGWFDAGDYNKYVPFTYGPLVDMLLAYQENPVAWTDDFNIPESGNGIPDLLDEVKWELDWLRRMQQPNGSLLHKVSVTSFNATSPPSADTNVRRYGAASTDATATGAAVFALAAIQFKSLSSPQMQTYGSTLQTAAINAFNWANSNPAVLFNNTGFESVAATYTDNDRMARRVAAAAFLYVLTGDNTYKTFFDANYSQIHLIQWGFAFPFEATYQDALLYYARAPGATTSVKNAILSAYTASLKTNNSDNLPSYLNQSDAYRAFLKNDNYTWGSNETKAHQGNMFFSMNTYNQDAANKTNYRDAGMGFIHYLHGVNPTAYCYLTNMSAYGGEFSAPTMYHSWFGDGTVFDFNPPPAYLMGGANPTYAPDANYSGPVISPPQNQPIQKSYKAWNTSYPENSWQLNEPAIYSQGAYLRLLAQTMCYTDMVTSVKSGNWNDPFTWACGRIPSSTDRVVIQQNHTITINATVNAKKLDLKGQITYVNGGKLNFGN, encoded by the coding sequence ATGAGGGGGATCAGGATACTCGGTTGGGTAATAAGCATTTTAGTTGTTCATGCAGGACGGGCACAAGCGCCGGTTAATGGTACCGGTAGTCTCACTTCAGGTGGCAGAACCCGGACCTTTTCGTTCCACTTACCAACCAATATTCCTAAAGACAACCTTGCCCTCGTGATTGGGTATCATGGCGATGGCGGAACAGGCGCTGGTTTTCAAGCTTATGCAGGACTCGATGCCGTAGCTAATACTCAGAATTTCATTGTTGCTTACCCCGATGCTGTAAACGTTGGGGGCAGTATTCAATTCAATAAATATGCCGATACCGCTCCCGGATTTGGGAAGGCAGGCGATACAAACGGCCCCAATCCACCTGACCCGAATGCGCCTGATGATGTTCTGTTTACCTCCGATCTGATCGACTATTTCGCGCAAAAGTATCGCATCAACCGAAATCGGGTGTATGTTACCGGACATTCGGGTGGAGGCTATATGTGCTACTTTTTGAGTATGACGCTGCCTAACAAAATCGCGGCTTTTGCACCCGTTGCGGCTAGTTTGTGGGGAAATGATGCCTATTTGAACACGTACTTTTCGGCGAATACCTATATGCCTGTTCCCGTTCTGCATATCCACAGCAAAGGAGACCCTACGGTCGATCCACCGATTATTCCCTATCCAAAGACACCCGCCTATGTCTGGCCACTGTCGAATTACTCTGGTCTGAATTGTAACAACTGGAGTTCGTACACAACAACGGCCTTTAACCCCAATGTCGATTCGCTTACTTTTTGTGGGTCGGGAAAAAAGGTTGTTTTGCTCATGACGAAAGATGCTACGCATGGCTGGAGTTCACTGTTCAATGTGGCCCAAACGATCTGGAGTTTCGTGAAAGGATACCAATTAACCAGCTATCCCGAGTTTGATAATCACCTGAAAGTCGATCAGTTCGGCTACTTGCCTCTTGCTAAGAAAGTTGCCGTTATCAGTGGTCCTCAAACGGGGTACAATGCGTCTGAAACCTTTACCCCATCGAGCTATTATCAAATCCGAAAATCAAGTACGAATGCCGTTGTTTTACGGGGAGCGCCAACGGTATGGGGTGGGGGAGCAACCCACACACAATCGGGCGACAAGGCGTGGTGGTTCGATTTCTCGGCTGTTCAGGAGTCAGGTCAGTATTACGTGTACGATTCACTTCAGCGGAAGCGCTCCTACGATTTTGAGATTAGCAACACAGTATATCAGCCCGTGTTGAAGCAGGCAGCCCGCGTATTTTTTTATCAACGGAGTGGTTTCGCGAAGCAAACACCTTATGCACAGGCTCCCTGGACGGATGGCGCTGCTTTTCTGGGGACTCAACAGGATAAGGATTGTCGGCTGGTGACCAACACCGCTGCATCGACCTCGCTGGATTTACAGGGCGGCTGGTTTGATGCGGGCGATTACAACAAATATGTGCCCTTTACGTACGGCCCCCTGGTTGATATGTTGCTGGCTTATCAGGAAAATCCTGTTGCCTGGACAGATGATTTTAATATACCCGAATCGGGGAACGGAATTCCTGATTTGTTAGACGAAGTGAAATGGGAGCTAGACTGGCTGCGCCGTATGCAACAACCGAATGGTTCGTTGCTGCATAAAGTTTCGGTAACGAGCTTTAATGCAACGTCACCGCCTAGTGCCGATACGAACGTTCGACGGTATGGAGCGGCCAGTACCGATGCTACGGCTACCGGGGCCGCTGTATTTGCGCTGGCGGCCATTCAGTTCAAGTCGCTTAGTAGCCCACAGATGCAAACGTATGGTAGTACCCTACAAACGGCAGCGATCAATGCGTTCAACTGGGCGAACAGCAACCCGGCGGTTCTCTTTAACAATACAGGTTTTGAAAGTGTAGCAGCTACCTATACCGATAATGACCGTATGGCACGACGAGTAGCGGCAGCCGCTTTCCTATATGTGCTCACTGGCGATAATACGTACAAGACGTTTTTTGATGCGAATTACAGCCAGATTCACCTAATACAATGGGGTTTTGCTTTTCCATTCGAAGCCACCTATCAGGATGCGTTGCTGTATTATGCCCGTGCGCCAGGTGCCACTACCAGCGTTAAAAACGCGATTTTATCAGCTTATACGGCTAGTCTGAAAACTAATAACAGCGACAATCTCCCTAGTTATCTGAATCAATCCGATGCGTATCGGGCGTTTCTAAAAAATGATAATTACACCTGGGGAAGCAATGAAACAAAAGCCCATCAAGGCAATATGTTTTTCTCGATGAATACCTACAATCAGGATGCTGCCAACAAAACCAACTACCGAGATGCGGGCATGGGTTTTATTCATTACCTGCATGGCGTGAATCCAACGGCCTATTGTTACCTAACCAATATGAGCGCTTACGGAGGTGAATTTTCGGCTCCGACGATGTATCATTCCTGGTTTGGTGATGGAACCGTATTTGATTTTAACCCACCACCCGCCTATCTGATGGGGGGCGCCAATCCAACCTACGCGCCCGATGCGAATTACTCAGGGCCAGTTATAAGTCCACCGCAAAACCAGCCGATTCAGAAATCGTACAAAGCCTGGAATACCAGTTATCCCGAAAATTCCTGGCAACTGAATGAGCCAGCCATCTACTCACAGGGCGCTTATTTGCGACTACTCGCGCAAACAATGTGCTATACCGATATGGTTACCAGTGTTAAATCCGGAAACTGGAATGATCCCTTTACCTGGGCCTGCGGGCGAATCCCATCGAGTACAGATCGTGTGGTTATTCAACAAAATCACACCATTACGATCAACGCGACCGTAAATGCCAAAAAACTGGATTTGAAGGGGCAGATTACCTACGTAAACGGAGGCAAACTCAATTTCGGCAACTGA
- a CDS encoding nuclear transport factor 2 family protein, which translates to MSKVDPRILLVTTYAAFNARAIDEVLANMHPDVDWPNGWEGGRVIGHEAVRDYWTRQWAEINPRVEPVHCETDPTGQVVVDVHQVIKDLSGTLLGDEMIQHVYQIDDGLIRRMDIRKV; encoded by the coding sequence ATGTCGAAAGTTGATCCCCGTATTCTATTAGTGACGACTTATGCCGCTTTTAATGCGCGCGCCATTGATGAAGTTCTTGCCAATATGCATCCCGATGTAGATTGGCCAAATGGCTGGGAGGGTGGCCGCGTAATTGGCCACGAGGCTGTGCGCGATTACTGGACCCGTCAATGGGCAGAAATAAACCCGCGGGTCGAACCGGTACATTGCGAAACCGATCCAACGGGGCAGGTTGTTGTTGATGTCCATCAGGTTATTAAAGATTTATCAGGAACGCTTTTGGGTGATGAGATGATACAACACGTCTACCAAATTGACGATGGGTTGATCCGCCGAATGGATATCAGGAAGGTTTGA
- a CDS encoding VOC family protein, translating to MNFSSIRIITADIKRLIDFYQQITRQPLTQYTADFAELRTDTATLAIGSTNTLALFGGAKVTQSTQNQSVIIEFRVDDVDAEYNRLATFIGDSLVQPPTTMPWGNRSLLFRDPDGNLVNFFTPGVVI from the coding sequence ATGAATTTTTCCTCCATCCGGATTATTACCGCCGATATCAAGCGACTGATTGACTTCTATCAACAAATCACTCGTCAACCATTGACCCAGTACACGGCTGATTTCGCCGAATTACGTACTGATACAGCAACTTTGGCTATTGGCAGTACAAACACGTTGGCTCTTTTTGGGGGTGCCAAAGTTACCCAATCCACTCAAAATCAGTCCGTTATTATTGAGTTCCGCGTTGATGACGTTGACGCCGAATATAACCGTCTAGCTACGTTTATTGGTGACAGCCTGGTTCAGCCCCCAACAACTATGCCCTGGGGAAACCGTTCACTCCTCTTCCGGGACCCAGATGGGAATCTGGTTAATTTCTTTACACCAGGCGTAGTAATCTGA
- a CDS encoding glycerophosphodiester phosphodiesterase family protein, protein MKIKLLLSLLLFNHVLLAQSKFDRQGHRGARGLMPENTIPAMKKAMDLGVQTLEMDAVISADKQVVVSHDTYMSADFVLKPDGTPVTADEQKNVNLYKLTYAEIKTFDVGSKPHPQFAQQQKFKAYKPLLSELIDSVETYAKAKGVPLPMYNIEIKSAPAGDGIAHPEPKEFVDLVLAVCQKKQLGKRLTIQSFDVRPLQLIHQQFPDVALSYLTANAKTLDENLAILGFKPRTYSPYYKTVTPDMVKTCHQQGMLIIPWTVNTKAEIESLQQVGVDGIISDYPNLFK, encoded by the coding sequence ATGAAAATCAAGCTACTACTAAGCCTATTACTATTTAACCACGTTTTGCTGGCTCAATCTAAATTTGACAGACAGGGGCATCGGGGCGCCAGAGGATTGATGCCGGAGAATACGATTCCGGCGATGAAAAAAGCCATGGATCTTGGCGTTCAAACGCTGGAAATGGACGCCGTAATTTCGGCAGATAAGCAGGTGGTGGTTTCGCATGACACCTACATGTCGGCAGATTTTGTGCTAAAGCCGGATGGCACACCAGTTACCGCCGACGAGCAAAAAAACGTCAATCTGTATAAGCTGACTTATGCCGAGATAAAGACGTTTGACGTGGGCAGCAAGCCACATCCTCAATTTGCTCAGCAGCAGAAATTCAAGGCGTACAAACCGCTCCTTTCCGAACTGATCGACTCGGTGGAAACCTATGCAAAAGCAAAGGGGGTGCCTCTGCCGATGTACAATATTGAGATCAAATCAGCCCCGGCAGGAGACGGAATCGCTCACCCTGAACCGAAAGAATTTGTCGATCTGGTATTGGCGGTATGCCAAAAGAAGCAGTTAGGTAAGCGCCTGACCATCCAGTCGTTTGACGTCCGACCTCTGCAATTGATTCATCAGCAATTTCCGGATGTCGCTCTTTCCTACCTGACAGCCAACGCCAAAACGCTAGACGAAAACCTAGCTATTCTGGGCTTCAAACCCCGTACGTACAGTCCCTATTACAAAACAGTAACCCCTGACATGGTGAAAACCTGCCACCAGCAAGGCATGCTGATAATTCCCTGGACAGTTAACACCAAAGCAGAGATAGAAAGTCTTCAACAAGTAGGTGTGGATGGTATCATTTCAGATTACCCCAATCTGTTCAAGTAA
- a CDS encoding beta-L-arabinofuranosidase domain-containing protein, translated as MLIRQKEGASGRLDELYPSVMGKRNGWLGGDGDQWERGPYWIDGLLPLAYLLDDKELIAKTKPWVEWAINSQQPNGYFGPLKDYPHEAGLQRDNCQDWWPKMVMLKILKQYHSATGDPRVIKLMTNYFKYQLQQLPKFPLDHWTFWARYRAGDNLMVVYWLYNQTGDAFLLKLADLLHKQTFDYTNGFLHTDMLSQPGSIHCVNLAQGIKEPLIYYQQHTEPKYVEAVTKGLADIRHYNGMAHGLYGGDEALHGNNPTQGSELCTAVEMMFSLESMIGITGNVSFADQLEKIAFNALPAQVSDDFMERQYFQQANQVMLTRHTRNFDQNHGGTDACIGLLTGYPCCTSNMHQGWPKFTQSLWYATTDQGLAALVYSPSQVKAYVAGGQEVTFTEETTYPFDERIRFTLMTGKALNPIKFPFHLRIPAWCKQATVLVNGQPFKTSAGNQIVVINRTWKSGDVVELRLPMHVFKNQWHENSISVERGPLTYALKMGEEWKTVQNDKDPIAYGNQYTEVRPTTPWNYGLIDVSDTKLPQTAKVTKKESVASYPWNLDNAPSEIRLTAKRIPFWQLYSEMTGPIPFSPIYTLKAEPQEEIILVPYGCTTLRIAQFPVIQN; from the coding sequence ATGCTTATTCGGCAAAAAGAGGGTGCTTCGGGGCGTCTCGATGAGCTGTATCCATCGGTTATGGGTAAGCGCAATGGCTGGCTCGGTGGCGATGGCGATCAATGGGAGCGCGGACCGTATTGGATTGATGGTCTGTTGCCCCTGGCCTATCTACTGGACGACAAAGAGTTGATTGCCAAGACAAAACCCTGGGTAGAATGGGCCATCAATAGTCAGCAGCCCAATGGCTACTTTGGGCCATTGAAAGATTACCCGCATGAAGCCGGTTTACAACGCGATAATTGTCAGGACTGGTGGCCCAAAATGGTGATGCTCAAAATTCTGAAGCAATACCACTCGGCTACCGGTGACCCTCGGGTTATTAAGCTGATGACCAACTACTTCAAGTATCAGCTACAGCAATTACCCAAGTTTCCGCTCGATCATTGGACGTTTTGGGCACGTTACCGGGCTGGCGATAACCTGATGGTTGTTTACTGGCTCTACAACCAGACCGGCGATGCGTTTCTGCTCAAACTGGCGGATTTGCTTCACAAACAAACCTTCGATTATACAAATGGATTTCTGCATACCGACATGCTCTCGCAACCCGGAAGCATTCACTGTGTCAACCTGGCTCAGGGTATCAAAGAACCCTTGATTTACTACCAGCAACATACAGAACCTAAGTATGTGGAAGCCGTAACAAAGGGCCTGGCCGACATCCGTCATTACAACGGCATGGCGCATGGGTTGTACGGCGGAGACGAAGCACTTCATGGCAATAACCCTACGCAAGGATCGGAGTTGTGTACGGCGGTGGAAATGATGTTTAGTCTGGAAAGTATGATAGGCATTACGGGTAATGTTTCGTTTGCCGATCAGTTAGAGAAAATTGCCTTCAATGCGTTACCGGCTCAGGTTAGCGACGATTTCATGGAGCGTCAGTATTTCCAGCAGGCGAATCAGGTGATGCTTACCCGGCATACCCGCAATTTCGATCAGAATCACGGCGGCACCGATGCCTGTATCGGCTTGCTGACGGGTTACCCCTGCTGTACGTCCAACATGCATCAGGGCTGGCCAAAGTTTACGCAGAGCCTTTGGTACGCCACCACCGACCAAGGCTTAGCGGCTCTGGTTTATTCGCCTAGCCAGGTGAAAGCCTATGTTGCAGGAGGCCAGGAAGTGACGTTCACGGAAGAAACGACCTACCCTTTCGATGAACGCATTCGATTTACACTCATGACAGGAAAGGCCTTAAATCCGATCAAATTTCCTTTCCACTTGCGAATTCCAGCCTGGTGCAAACAGGCGACTGTTTTGGTAAACGGCCAGCCATTTAAAACATCGGCAGGGAATCAGATTGTGGTTATCAATCGTACCTGGAAGTCTGGTGACGTGGTTGAATTACGTTTACCCATGCACGTTTTCAAAAACCAGTGGCACGAGAATTCCATTTCGGTGGAGCGTGGCCCGTTGACCTACGCGCTAAAAATGGGCGAGGAATGGAAAACGGTACAAAACGATAAAGACCCCATTGCGTATGGAAATCAGTATACCGAGGTGCGCCCCACCACTCCCTGGAATTATGGATTAATCGATGTATCGGATACGAAACTGCCCCAAACGGCAAAGGTGACCAAGAAAGAGTCCGTAGCGAGTTATCCCTGGAATCTTGACAATGCCCCCTCTGAAATTCGGCTGACAGCCAAACGTATCCCATTCTGGCAGCTTTACAGTGAGATGACTGGCCCAATTCCCTTTAGTCCCATTTATACCCTGAAAGCCGAACCACAAGAAGAGATTATTTTAGTACCCTACGGTTGCACAACCCTCCGAATCGCTCAATTTCCAGTCATTCAAAACTAG